DNA sequence from the Malus sylvestris chromosome 10, drMalSylv7.2, whole genome shotgun sequence genome:
TTCTATGAGTCCTTTCTAGTTCTGATTTATCATTACATTCACAAGGATGTTCAAATTGATAACCTTTATGAAACAGGGATTTGTCATGTGCATTGAACATGGAGAAACTGCTTGAGACAAGAATTAATGAAGCTATAGAACTACGAAAGAGTTTGGGACTTCCATCAGTTAGTACAAATGCATTCCGTCTTGTCAATAGTGAAGCAGACAGGTACATGACCTTGAGTAGTAAATTGAGATTTCTGTCAGTGTTTTGTAATTGAGTATGAATGAAGATTCTCCCCTTGTCTTTTGTTAGAAGGGCCAAACCTATATATGGATTGGTAAAGAACTAAAGACGCACTTAATTATTCAACGTAGCGGTGATAATTCAGCTCCTCCGGGGGTTGAGAATGTGTGGATGTTATGTGGTATGCGTGTTAGGATTGAAAGAAACTAGTTATCCTTTGGTAAGAACCCTTtaaattgtaattaaattagGGTAAATGAAACATGTGGGATTTGTATCATTTAATCTGAAATGTTTAGTGTAACTGGTGGCAATACTATTTTGTGGATCCATAGCTATTTTCACCAGTTGTCTACATTACATGGAATTGTCTCTGGACATACTAGTTCACTAATTTCAGGTCAATGTCACTTTTTTACCACAGATTGTCAGGATTAATAGTTGATATATTTGGAGATGTAGCAGTAGTGGCATCGTCTGCTGCTTGGGTTGAGAAGTACAAAGCAGAAGTAGAGGCCTGTATTAGTAGAATTGACGAAGTTAATTATGTAAACTGGAGACCATCTTTGGAAGTTTTAAAAGAAGAAGGATTGGATGTGTCAAATTACAAGGAAAGGGATCCGTCTATCTGTCCTCAAAGAACAAAggtaggatatcccacaaaatgtTACAGcatattttatactttttgtttcttgctatATGAGGTCTGTTGCATGTGAATATTTAATTTCATGTTGCAATTATTTAGGTTATGGAAAACGGGATCTTTTATTCCATTTCACTTGAGGGACAGAAGACAGGGTTTTATGCGGATCAGCGTGAAAACCGTCAATTCATATCAACAATTTCAGACGGCCAGAAAGTTCTTGATATGTTCTGCTACAGTGGTGGTTTTGCTCTAAATGCTGCAGGAGGGGGTGCTGCAAATGTCATCGGTATGAATAATTGGAATTTAGAACCTGCCTTTCTATAAGAACTTCATTGAAATTGGCTAGGTTCGATCCTTACTGAACTGCCATTGGAGGCTAGATTATATCCCACTGTTGTTGTTTGGTCATCCTGCTCATAGAATATGCATATGAAGCCGTGGAGTAATCATTATAATACCAGTGACATAGTCATTTTATGAGACTTTTGTTCAAAAGTACATCTAGAATTAGATGATTTATATTCATCTTCGTGGGACATCTTAAGATTGCATGTTCAAGGCTAGATGAGTTTCTAATCATTCCTGTATTCCGTCAGGTGTCGATTCATCATTGCCTGCGATTGAGCTAGCCAAAGAAAATGTTGTTCTTAACAACATGGATCCACAGAGAATAACATTTTTGAAAGAAGATGCAAGTGAGTTTATGAAGGGTGCTCTTTCTAGGAACGAATCATGGGATATTGTCATTTTAGATCCTCCTAAACTAGCACCCCGAAAGAAGGTACTATTCAGTTAAATGCATTTGTTACTTTCCGTAGCATGTATACGAGTTGTTTCGGTACAAATATGAGTGCATTGCTTGTTCCCCCGTCTATGACTCCTTACTTCAACTACCTGACCATAGGTGATTCGTTTGTGAATCTTGGCTACCCCTTCTTATTGGGTCACTTTGAATCCAGGTTTTACAAAATGCATCAGGCATGTATAGAAATTTAAATTCACTGGCAATGCAACTGACAAAGAGAGGTGGTCTTCTCATGACTTGTTCATGTTCGGGGGCTATGACGCAAAGTGGGATGTTCTTGCGTATTCTTCAGgtaatttcaattttctgttGCACGGTGCCTTCACTAAATGTTTGACACCCATAAATACAGTAGAGGTTATTAATCTCCTGAAATTCTATGAACACCGATTTTCGCTGGCTTAGGAGCCTCATATGTATAAAGAAGATTACTCGTTCAGGTTCATCTGTGTTTTGTATCGTTGATGACTCTTTCAGTTGAAAataagttgattttttttttttaaacgctGGAAAAAGCTCTGCCTTTCAATATCTGAAACCAAAGAAAGCATATACAATCCAGTCTTCAAGTGAGGTTCTGAAAATCGTTTTTTCAGCCGAAACGAATAGATTTTGTGTTCAAGCTCCCGTTTTCTCCTTCTACACTCCTCTTGTTTCTGCAAGTGCACGGGAAGAGAAGGATAGAACGAAAATCGCTTCTCATTTTTAAAATGGCATATAATTTGGCTGGAATCATCTGCTGTTACAAAAACGAGTGACTTGCTAATATTTGATTTGATGAACCTCTCTTCATCCTTCTCaatttgttttgatttctttgtATCAGGGTGCAGCATCAGCGGCAGGGAGAAAGATTACCGTTCTACGGGACGCCGGAGCGGCATGCGATCATCCCATTGACCCATCCTACCCAGAAGGCAAATACCTTTCGAACGTCCTTCTGAGGGTCCTTTGAAGATGACAATCACTTGCATTAGAACACAAGCAAAAAGCCAATAATATTTTTGAACAGCGCATACACAAAGCGATCGATCAATGGACATAACTTTAGATGTATTCAATACTACTTCTGGAATTATACATGGACGCGTTCATTCAGTCATTCTCTCGAAAGAGATtgcgaaaaaaaaattaaagaaaactcCAAATGACACAAAATTATTTTCGAAGTTATATGTACTGCTCACACTGAAAACActaatatacatataattaaAATCGGTGATTGGGAAACGCTTAAGCCAGTCCGTCGACATCAGCGGTTCTACTCGCCTTAGTGACCTCCCGGATTTCTGTTCCACGACAAATACGATGGGTCTCCAAGTTGCCTGAAAGAAGAGAGGATCATCGGTCATGGGATCACAACATTAAACTGTTTACCAtcaaaaaacaaatacgtgGAAACATTTAGAAATAGCGGCCACATCACATCCAACCCTGGACAAAATTATCTAGGCATTGACAAAGTTGATCACTGCGAAACAGTCTGTTGGATTAACATGGATGGTACGGTTAACACATCATCTGTCAACGTATAATATGGGGAAAGTTCATATTCGCCAAAGCCGTAGATTTAATGTggatgagtgtgtgtgtgtctacaTATTACGAAATTGGAGGCTGTGCTGGAAAATCAAGGCCGGTAATATCAAAGTTAAGGGAAAGAAAAAGCAAGTCCTAGTAATAGTACACCGGCcataaagcaaagcaaaagtgGACTGAACTTAAGAATCACAAGGGAAAGTTGGTCCATAGCATGCAAAACAAGCATCTTTAAGCTGCCAACAAAGAGTGTTACTTGAGGCAACAAGCGGGTACGGAGTAAAAATGCCACATCTTTCTATTTTGAAAAATCGCATCTACCCTAATAACTAGCTCGACATGAATTAATCTACAGGGTTTCTTTAGCTGGTGCTTATGCATCTTGAAAGACCGTTCAGACAATAATACAAGAGATCATGCCACAAAGAGGAGAGTTCATGTAAGGCAACTCTTGATAACATTTAATATTCCTCGCATGATAAACATAGGCAGGGCAATTGGTTTAGGAGTTTACCTTGGCTTAACAAGATACACAACAGTGAAAGCCATGGCCAGAAAGAAGCACAACCCTCCAACAGTGAGATAAGCAATGCCAAGGAAGTCATTCCTGCCACCAATCCAACTGGTGGTCGAGAGCACGAGCTTCTTTTTTCCGTTAAAACTGTATGTGTTGTAATTGTTCTCCAGTGTCACTTCTATCGTATCATTTTCTTCCAGATCTACCTCTATCTTCCCGTACAGCTTTCTAAATGTCGGTAGTGCAGCAGTTCTCATCCAAACAATAAGGTCCTCTTGCTCACTTAACTGTTAAACAAAAAATTGCCTCCTTGAGAAAACAGTTTGCTAACCCAACAGTTAAAATAAAACTTTTCAGCACAAAAATAACCTTTAGGACAATACAAGACACTTTTCCCTATTTCTGACAGTAAACAAAAGACATTTTATCAGGGTTCAGTGTCTTTAAAGATGCATAAGAGCAACTGTAACGCTTACAAAACTAGAGATGACAAGGGGCAAAATGCTTACTGGTTTAGAGGTATCCAGAGACTTGCCACCTTTAAGAGTTCCATTCTGAAAGTTCTTTGGAAAGACATTTTTGCCAAATTTGTGCTCCCTATCACTCTTCCACGAGATATCCTTCTTGTTCACCGTCAACTGCTGGCTATTGCGGGAAAAAGTATAGGTGTCGTTGAACAAACTCCAAGCAATAAGACCACAAGGTACAATAGGTAGACCATTTGCCTTATCTTCAGGCTTACAGGCATCTATTTCACTCTCAGACTTTGAATCTTTCAACTGTTGATCACTTCGACTCTTAACATATCTGACATGTAGAAAACCGCAGTCAGGCTGgatgatattatttatatataatggaAAATGAAGATCTCAGACTTTATAATAAATATTTCACACAAAACCATTTGTAGAGTGAAACTATTCAAGAACGAGAACTGCTGGCGGTAGTAGAAGTGAGAATAGTGTACCGTGTACATGAAAAAATTCTTCAAAGAACTAGTGTGCATGCCTTAAACCAAATTATGCTGCAACATCACATGGATTTACATAAAGTGTATACTACTAAGATTCTCGTGATTGactaagttttttatttttgttattttgtacAAGACCAAGTAGGAATCAAATTCTACTAGACAACAACTACAACATAATCAGGATGCCAAACATGATCTCATAGGGGTGCTGTTCTTTGGACCATAATGACTCTTTGGACCATATGTCATTATCTGCTGTAAGAGCTTCCATGGAACCTGGTCTACCTACTGCTCTGTCCATATATGGCCCGCAAATATCAAGGCTCCAATATAGCTATGATAAAATTTTGGCCTTGCAGTAACTTGATCCAATCCTTTCGTTAACTTTCCACATAAACGTTTTTGCATCAACCATATTAAACATAAATGGAGGATTATGGCCAAGGCAGGAGACATACCTGCGATGATTCTGGTAGAAATTGTCAAGCtggtaatatacatatataggcTGCTTCATATGCTTTGATACCTTCACGCAGGAAAACTATCCATCAGTGACCATGGGGATTAAGTTCTCagtcataattaaaaatattatctaaATGCACATAATGCTGCATAATTCCTAGAGATACCTTGGTAGCTCGACAAGGATTGCAACCACCACCAAAAATAAGTATTAATCACAAATGTGGCAACTAAAATCTCTTGATGATAAAAAACAAGGAGAACCTTACCCTTAGAGTTCTGTTGCATGTTTTTACTCCAGGCCCTTGTATGAACCTGACCTTATCATCTCTAGAGGGTGTTGGTATGCAATCAGTTTCATACCGATCAATAATTTCAACAACCTGACAGAAACATTTTCCTGATCAATCTACACGCAGGACTAGAAAAGAACAACAAATTATGCAGAGAATTGGGTTTAACTCAGCCATACATCTCGAGAAGCAAAGAGGGAAACAACTCCGATGGGAATGAAGACAGCGCTTACGAGCAGGAATGCTGAGATCACCTGCATGAACAAGCGTGCACACGAACAAATGCACAAAGAGATAAGGCAAGAGTTCCGCTAAAAATCTAACACGCAAAGGTCGATGACGAAGGAGATATCGAATACAATACTATAAAACATACCCATCGTGGCGTGAGAATTGGCTTGCACGCTGGAAGTTCCTGCTGAGTAAATCTTGAATCTGAAAAGATCAAGTTTATAACATCTTTAGTTTACGAATGATAGAAAGGCTACTGAGAATCATATGAAATGCAATGTAACGACATAAAGTCAGCTTCGTCCATGACCACCTACTCCTACAACTTATCAggtgaagaaaaggaaaaacaatggAAAAGCTTCCTCTACATATCAGCATCTTGGATTACCTACTCCTACAACTTATCAggtgaagaaaaggaaaaacaatggAAAAGCTTCCTCTACATATCAGCATCTTGGATTACATAATCACAGATTTCACACTTGGCTGAAATCACTCGCTATGTATGTGGCACATCCATCTATACATTAGATACCCTTTTGTTACCATAGACAAGTCTTTCACATAGGTACCCAAGAACTGAGTTACAGAAAGATTTCCAACTTTAGTTTCCGTGTGCCCTATATAAATCGATTGTAGTAAGAGTAATTTGAGCGGTATGGACCCCTAACTATCCATTATCTAAGCTAACCCACCAGATGCCATATGCATACAAGGTTCCTAATGctctcaaatcttataatttAAATGTAAAACCAGGACGTTATTCGCGTCGATCTTCGTAAACCCAGTCTCCTTAGCCTTGATTTCGAATTGATGAAAGCAGCCTAGGTTGAAAATTCACTCTCAcaatttaataaattatctcCGATAAATAATTGACTTCTAAATTTCTAAACCTAACTCAGAAAATATGTATCAACCAGGAACATCTAGGAGATGCACAGCatgtaatttaaataatttaaattttgaaacaaCAAAATTCAGATAATTGAAAATCTATACCATCTGGGTATTTCTGAAATGAACTAAAAACCTAAAATTAATACAAAAGTTTAGGGCTTGGGAAGGAAATCACATTTGGGTCGCTTGGAATGCCTCCTGGTAGACGTTGCATCCGCAGATCCGGCGCCTCCTGA
Encoded proteins:
- the LOC126585832 gene encoding uncharacterized protein LOC126585832, with protein sequence MQHLLPARLIKSLSATSLPGTTSTLHELAFTHPKGVARVVLKKGKTQLFKDGSPMVYSGAVDRIIGRPPPRTGDIVLVADGAEKPIGWGMYNSVSMFSVRLMQLEEEATRDLSCALNMEKLLETRINEAIELRKSLGLPSVSTNAFRLVNSEADRLSGLIVDIFGDVAVVASSAAWVEKYKAEVEACISRIDEVNYVNWRPSLEVLKEEGLDVSNYKERDPSICPQRTKVMENGIFYSISLEGQKTGFYADQRENRQFISTISDGQKVLDMFCYSGGFALNAAGGGAANVIGVDSSLPAIELAKENVVLNNMDPQRITFLKEDASEFMKGALSRNESWDIVILDPPKLAPRKKVLQNASGMYRNLNSLAMQLTKRGGLLMTCSCSGAMTQSGMFLRILQGAASAAGRKITVLRDAGAACDHPIDPSYPEGKYLSNVLLRVL
- the LOC126585833 gene encoding ALA-interacting subunit 3-like — its product is MSSNTAPSSSGGAGSADATSTRRHSKRPKYSRFTQQELPACKPILTPRWVISAFLLVSAVFIPIGVVSLFASRDVVEIIDRYETDCIPTPSRDDKVRFIQGPGVKTCNRTLRVSKHMKQPIYVYYQLDNFYQNHRRYVKSRSDQQLKDSKSESEIDACKPEDKANGLPIVPCGLIAWSLFNDTYTFSRNSQQLTVNKKDISWKSDREHKFGKNVFPKNFQNGTLKGGKSLDTSKPLSEQEDLIVWMRTAALPTFRKLYGKIEVDLEENDTIEVTLENNYNTYSFNGKKKLVLSTTSWIGGRNDFLGIAYLTVGGLCFFLAMAFTVVYLVKPRQLGDPSYLSWNRNPGGH